A region from the Takifugu rubripes chromosome 22, fTakRub1.2, whole genome shotgun sequence genome encodes:
- the LOC101068869 gene encoding ras-related protein Rap-2b-like, which translates to MREYKVVVLGSGGVGKSALTVQFVTGSFIEKYDPTIEDFYRKEIEVDSSPSVLEILDTAGTEQFASMRDLYIKNGQGFILVYSLVNQQSFQDIKPMRDQIIRVKRYERVPMILVGNKVDLEGEREVSYGEGKALAQEWSCPFMETSAKHKGSVDELFAEIVRQMNYSSVPSGGNQCCSCVLL; encoded by the coding sequence ATGAGGGAGTATAAAGTGGTTGTTTTGGGCTCGGGCGGAGTCGGCAAATCTGCGCTGACGGTCCAGTTCGTGACGGGTTCCTTCATCGAGAAGTACGACCCGACCATCGAGGATTTCTACAGGAAGGAGATCGAGGTGGATTCGTCCCCGTCGGTGTTGGAGATCCTGGACACGGCGGGGACCGAACAGTTCGCCTCCATGCGAGACCTGTACATCAAGAACGGACAAGGCTTTATTCTGGTTTACAGCCTGGTGAACCAGCAGAGCTTCCAAGACATCAAGCCGATGAGAGACCAGATCATCCGGGTGAAGAGGTACGAGAGGGTGCCCATGATCCTGGTGGGGAACAAGGTGGACCTGGAGGGGGAGCGAGAGGTGTCTTACGGGGAAGGTAAAGCTCTGGCGCAGGAGTGGAGCTGCCCCTTTATGGAAACTTCAGCCAAACACAAAGGATCAGTGGATGAACTGTTTGCAGAAATAGTCAGACAGATGAACTATTCAAGTGTTCCCAGTGGGGGAAACCAGTGCTGTTCATGTGTTCTGCTCTAA